In Actinomadura luteofluorescens, the sequence GCCGGGTCGGCCTGGATGCGCTGGAACTGGTCCAGGTGCAGGCCGAGGGCGTCGGCGACGATCGACTTGATGATGTCGCCGTGACTGCACACCGCGTAGAGCGCGTCCGGGCCGTGGGCTGCGGCGATGCGCCCGTTCCAGTCGCGGACGGCGGTGACGGCGCGGTGCTGCGCGTCCGCCAGCGCCTCCCCCGCATCGCCGGGGAACCGGGCGGCGCTCGGATGGGCCTGCACGACGCGCCAGAGCGGCTCCTCCGCCAGCTCCTTGAGAGGGCGGCCCGTCCAGTCGCCGTAGCGGACCTCGCCGAACCGGTCGTCGGTCTCGATCTTCTCGGCGGGCTCGCCGCGCCCCGCGGCGACGGCCTCGGCGGTCTCGACGCAG encodes:
- a CDS encoding histidine phosphatase family protein, translating into MTTLLLVRHGLTAMTGPVLAGWTPGVRLDERGRAQVAALGARLAPLPLAAVVSSPLERCVETAEAVAAGRGEPAEKIETDDRFGEVRYGDWTGRPLKELAEEPLWRVVQAHPSAARFPGDAGEALADAQHRAVTAVRDWNGRIAAAHGPDALYAVCSHGDIIKSIVADALGLHLDQFQRIQADPASLTVIRYTETRPFVVRLNDTGGDVAGLVPEPPEERSGKDGLGSSDAAVGGGA